A region of Paenibacillus sp. 37 DNA encodes the following proteins:
- a CDS encoding extracellular solute-binding protein, giving the protein MRFGKRKLVLSLALTLAFSTLAGCSGNSDTSGNAKNATAGNGDPSGGGITLELLYWGDDVQKQLVESAAEKYTADTGVKINAQVLPADGTFDTFIQTRLQSGELPDISYMGEADIQKYNEMGILEDISDLLADGTIPEKLPAITIHTPEQKVIGVGLSNQMELLFYSKSKFDEAGVPYPPTKVEEAWDWVTFVANAKKLTKDSSGKTAADAGFDAALTENYGLGFTAGREFHHFWAANANGGGIVSPDGKEFQWDSPQTTEGIQKLADLVNKNKVASAFSYTWSTGIGSAVDALSGGYAMAVSGSWDLANIKGNEDIGVGVLPKMEKAVTMNAGAPLVVYNTSKHIDEAKKFYAYMVNPENSLDLLKSGAWLPNQADWYTDPALIDQWTADLPASAKETILSYATTEGAIVQWPAYYVPAYLKMNTEYEKSIDQALSGQKSVKEIYDAIMPAIKSLWESGKVS; this is encoded by the coding sequence TGTTCCGGCAATTCGGACACTTCCGGCAATGCCAAAAACGCAACAGCAGGCAACGGGGATCCGTCCGGTGGGGGCATCACCCTTGAGTTGCTGTATTGGGGGGATGACGTACAGAAGCAACTGGTGGAATCCGCTGCAGAAAAATATACAGCGGACACCGGGGTGAAAATTAATGCGCAGGTGCTGCCGGCAGACGGCACATTTGACACCTTCATCCAGACGAGGCTTCAATCCGGAGAACTGCCGGACATCAGTTACATGGGGGAAGCTGACATTCAAAAGTATAATGAGATGGGCATTTTGGAGGACATTTCCGACCTGCTTGCGGATGGAACCATTCCGGAGAAACTTCCTGCAATCACCATCCATACTCCAGAACAGAAAGTTATTGGTGTAGGCTTGTCCAACCAAATGGAACTGCTGTTTTATAGCAAATCGAAATTTGATGAAGCAGGCGTCCCATACCCACCTACTAAGGTTGAAGAAGCCTGGGATTGGGTTACCTTTGTTGCCAATGCTAAAAAGCTAACCAAGGATTCGAGTGGTAAGACAGCTGCCGATGCTGGATTCGATGCTGCATTGACTGAAAACTATGGTCTTGGTTTTACGGCAGGTCGTGAATTTCACCATTTCTGGGCAGCGAACGCCAATGGAGGAGGCATTGTATCCCCGGATGGAAAAGAGTTTCAATGGGATTCGCCCCAAACGACAGAAGGTATTCAAAAACTGGCTGATCTTGTGAACAAAAACAAAGTTGCTTCTGCCTTTAGCTACACTTGGAGTACAGGAATAGGCTCCGCTGTGGATGCGTTAAGCGGGGGTTATGCTATGGCTGTGAGCGGATCCTGGGATTTAGCAAATATCAAAGGCAATGAGGACATTGGTGTAGGTGTGCTCCCGAAAATGGAGAAAGCAGTAACCATGAATGCTGGAGCTCCACTCGTTGTGTACAACACTTCCAAACATATCGATGAAGCAAAAAAGTTCTACGCCTATATGGTTAACCCAGAAAACAGCCTAGACTTGCTGAAAAGCGGAGCATGGCTGCCCAATCAGGCGGACTGGTATACAGATCCAGCTTTAATTGATCAATGGACTGCTGATCTACCAGCTAGCGCAAAGGAAACCATCCTTAGCTATGCTACGACCGAGGGTGCCATTGTCCAATGGCCAGCGTATTATGTTCCGGCTTATTTAAAAATGAACACGGAATACGAAAAGTCGATCGACCAGGCATTATCCGGCCAGAAAAGTGTCAAAGAAATTTATGATGCGATTATGCCGGCAATTAAGTCGCTGTGGGAAAGCGGAAAGGTTTCCTAA
- a CDS encoding carbohydrate ABC transporter permease, whose translation MNPERKIGSETVPARRFAKGATKEAIAGYLFAAPAIIGFLVLTMYPMLASLYYSFHKITIMSGSQVMEWIGLDNFRYIFSNPSSEFKKSITVTLVYAFVNVTLVIVFCLIVALLLNRKFIGRNLLRAIFFLPSVIPMLATTIVWQMLLQNQAKGGLVNWVLLQMGIAPWDFLNDPLRIFYTLFIMSLWTCGGTIVVFIATLQDVPGELLEAVEMDGGNAWHKFLKVTYPTIKPVLFFQLIMCMMTSIQIYTQSVVLSRNGAPDRMTYFINVMIYDHSFVQVGMRGLASAEAWIVFLITLVITGVLFYFQGALKRDDSMGKRKWVR comes from the coding sequence ATGAATCCAGAACGCAAAATCGGTTCAGAAACCGTTCCTGCCAGAAGATTTGCAAAAGGTGCCACTAAAGAGGCCATTGCCGGATATCTATTTGCTGCCCCCGCCATTATCGGATTTTTGGTGCTGACGATGTACCCAATGCTCGCCAGTTTATATTACAGTTTTCATAAAATTACGATTATGAGCGGCAGTCAGGTCATGGAATGGATTGGGCTAGATAACTTCAGGTATATTTTCAGCAATCCAAGCTCTGAATTTAAAAAATCGATTACGGTTACGCTGGTTTACGCCTTTGTCAACGTTACGCTTGTTATCGTGTTCTGCCTGATCGTTGCTTTGCTACTGAACCGAAAGTTTATTGGGAGAAATTTGCTAAGAGCTATCTTCTTTCTGCCATCTGTCATACCGATGCTTGCGACAACGATCGTATGGCAGATGTTATTGCAAAATCAGGCCAAAGGCGGGCTCGTCAACTGGGTTCTACTACAAATGGGCATTGCGCCATGGGATTTTCTCAACGATCCACTTCGGATCTTTTACACCTTGTTTATCATGAGTCTGTGGACATGCGGCGGGACGATTGTTGTATTTATCGCCACGTTGCAGGATGTCCCCGGAGAATTGCTGGAGGCCGTTGAGATGGATGGAGGCAATGCCTGGCACAAGTTTTTAAAGGTGACTTATCCAACGATTAAACCCGTACTCTTTTTTCAGCTCATCATGTGTATGATGACGTCGATCCAGATTTACACCCAAAGCGTAGTGTTGTCGAGAAATGGCGCGCCTGACCGAATGACATACTTTATCAACGTCATGATCTACGACCATTCCTTTGTACAGGTGGGCATGCGAGGTTTGGCATCGGCGGAAGCCTGGATCGTATTTCTCATCACGTTGGTGATTACGGGCGTATTGTTTTACTTTCAAGGCGCACTCAAACGTGATGATTCCATGGGCAAACGAAAGTGGGTGAGATAA
- a CDS encoding carbohydrate ABC transporter permease, with translation METAPAPMKYTSIKQAKNRRRAIHFGLIVLSLLLAFIFAFPLYWLLRGAMVSHSEILARPPVFFPKELGFENFRLGLERIQFWRQLWNSVSIVVPYVIGTVITTSFAAYAFAKLRFPMRGAWFVLVISSMMLPSAVTLLPQFSLYTSLGLAGKPALIIPAFFCAGGNAYFVFLLRQFFMTIPAELSEAAKIDGAGYFRIYYRIMLPLIRPAMIVVALFSFINCWNEFFYTMIYLKTVADYTLPMGLYMVNGMRIPNYEQVMALALIVTLPCLVFFLIGNKYFVEGITLTGIKG, from the coding sequence ATGGAGACGGCACCTGCACCGATGAAATATACGAGCATCAAGCAGGCAAAAAACCGAAGAAGAGCAATTCATTTCGGCTTGATTGTGTTATCTCTCCTTCTTGCATTCATTTTTGCTTTTCCATTGTACTGGCTGTTACGCGGCGCAATGGTGAGTCATTCGGAAATATTGGCCAGACCGCCTGTATTTTTTCCGAAGGAGCTTGGGTTTGAGAATTTCAGGCTAGGGCTGGAACGGATTCAGTTCTGGCGGCAGCTATGGAATTCGGTCTCCATCGTTGTTCCATATGTCATTGGGACCGTCATAACGACCAGCTTTGCAGCATACGCATTTGCCAAATTACGTTTCCCCATGCGCGGCGCCTGGTTTGTGCTCGTTATCAGCAGTATGATGCTGCCTAGTGCAGTTACACTGCTGCCACAATTTTCGTTATATACATCGCTTGGGCTTGCAGGCAAACCTGCCCTAATTATTCCAGCCTTTTTTTGCGCAGGCGGCAATGCATATTTCGTTTTTCTGCTCAGACAATTTTTTATGACAATCCCTGCTGAACTGAGCGAGGCGGCCAAAATCGATGGCGCGGGTTATTTCCGCATCTATTACCGGATCATGCTGCCTCTCATTCGTCCTGCCATGATCGTTGTTGCACTATTCAGTTTCATCAATTGTTGGAATGAATTTTTCTACACCATGATTTATCTGAAAACCGTGGCCGATTATACCTTGCCTATGGGCTTGTACATGGTGAACGGAATGCGTATTCCAAACTATGAGCAGGTCATGGCGCTTGCACTCATCGTAACACTTCCCTGCCTGGTGTTTTTCCTGATCGGCAACAAATATTTCGTAGAAGGCATTACGTTGACGGGAATTAAAGGTTAA
- a CDS encoding S-layer homology domain-containing protein produces MATKKRKWATKMWVAALATVVTLNTGIIPASANYTTDFVHEGVGTDYGDATWKNNQIVSEPVDFSQETVGQMMKAIEDFDFDQFAADHADLPWLDKLLVNEGVIPDDNNDDGSANTLFSRGSALYMKTQDNRQLGFVGTVHYADTLNKDTMYNITLSTGAVAEDKAARKNYPSHADQTYKSGGLDISQRKFITSSNSAVTLLKLTNNGNAPITLTMTVKSPFVTETEGDELIGKRVAAPIMVGRAGEEYVEAMSHVDVHLSGDGMTPVGNDLVKEITVPAGTSVDEKVVMGWSAEEIPASKTQYAEFKASNNEKAFSDQVKEYNEWWAQNIPYIDIPDENVKKVLYYRWWSNRFNLLEANIPGNDWQFPMNMEGVLGYNNGITVSVPWVLQDLKWLRDPSYAYGTWLAQGEYSENANYKNNPGRPNIWTWDMMQNTSQVGWEAYKIYGGGEKVLKKFADFSASDVTGTLNHFRGTNPDLVYYNHGPITGNDGDTVSMHWKGNGNYARLDGSSTAYANAVATQQMYEQLGDDANAKRMDEVAQRIRNAILNNMWYDEADFDDDGEADTNGEGSFLHKKVINQQDVFNPWRDNNMFVFNFGVVPKEGEAGYESKYLTQLSDYGDPNYYPIFPFFTADQHSIMKRVEAFQNGETSAFGTDQFAWCNFGNYINTIRASLRHYPVENINTDTYKTLFDWGAWLHTVEPGNTDHLDSNEFFWLEDYFFGTPWTPQNPPNPSGKMVRAWIHHDTLGMMNYSVMEDMAGIQPRADDKIELWPLDIQYDHFAVDNVRYHDANLSIVWQDPAKYSDSDPYYKDIPVGYSLFINGERVMTTDEMSHIIFDTATGKVEKPDGDVTGAVGDNTNTNVIYEIGSAVNLASADDTSLGGNEKTVDMFNKAGVDVEHNGVNLATASGTTVESSYIRSNSNVNRLADGSTIASINHTSNTALFGGSPNPSDSVTFQFDGAQTVDNVKVYFYNDRRPSGYAAPQTFGVEYLDADGTTWKPVEGQFRYPNYVAANYNNVEFNAVNTKAIRVHFTHASGYSTGIKEIQIYNNDLNVTPSENLAPKVQLDLPVNVEQGAPLKLAPVITDDGLPSGRLTYAWNLVSGDAGAVQAEALDQATLNVTFDAVGEYVYELSISDGEEVTKVEVPITVYVATAELSNVIAKFADRVSPQGKLVRNADDFTPESWQALQAALIEAKELLARDDYSLDEVQSMTNRVRLAEESLRYRNAALLATPNASYTSAWESLTSVNDGYIPLVPGSMGSPEIETQYGNWGSPNQSHWVEYTWKTPVTLSGSSMYFYDDGGGVQVPADYDFEYWDQEAGEYVAVSGLSEKKMEKGKFNQVTFNEVTTDKLRLTMENQSSSVYTGLKEWRAISAKPDGEEPPQTDHGAITAIEPASVNTTINVMPELPSQVTVTYEDKTKGLANVVWDEIPENKLSIATDFVVLGSVEGTDLRASLRIYVKYDKSRLKAAIDAASDPSVNEENYSGTPEQWQTLQAALQMASDVYNNDASTEGDIDAAYKTLLEAFETLEPVEEHNVTIIGINIPGGSVDQLAKEIVIPETTTLEELTTGLNVPASVTFAVYESDGLTPAIDLKTGYKVTLTGSDQITTKTYTVLKVTENPPVNTAALQAKLNEARALKQERYTAASWQNLAEKISTAEQFLTSGSASQADIDAAVIALDSAIAGLKLLPTPTQTPSPSPSAPTPVPVPAPAPTPTDPKELTSVTVSQGRIEVKAAATGKDGKVKVQVTDSNIKAALEDMKDGKLTIVIQKDLETQQVEAVLPWKTLSTTKSLTSVRIEMESAVLTIPHQFLTTFKDITNLGVVFEAVEPSQLPEQAGKLLEADLVSNITVNADGKSISSKELHGKGLRLAMPYQLKEGIKGHQVVAFKLNDAGVAQAIVGGKYDESTKMFEFNMAQNGMFGVLGVNAAFKDLINVNWAVEGIEALAARGAVEGTGAGDFNPSSQVTRAEFLKTLMTTFDLLDKTATTTFSDVKEGTWYSTPIASAHKLGIVKGKANGTFGPNEPITREEMAVMIYRLAENLNVTLSTEGEDDSVKFVDLENLSSESSSAVEAVRKGGLITGMPDGHFIPNGQTTRAQAVTVIYRLLTNLEK; encoded by the coding sequence ATGGCGACAAAGAAGAGGAAATGGGCAACAAAAATGTGGGTGGCCGCTTTGGCTACCGTCGTAACTTTGAATACAGGCATCATACCTGCATCGGCGAACTACACGACAGACTTTGTGCATGAAGGCGTAGGTACCGATTATGGCGATGCAACGTGGAAGAACAATCAGATCGTAAGCGAGCCCGTGGATTTCAGTCAGGAAACTGTCGGTCAAATGATGAAAGCAATCGAAGATTTTGATTTTGACCAGTTTGCTGCAGATCATGCCGACTTGCCATGGCTCGATAAGTTGCTGGTTAACGAGGGTGTCATCCCAGACGATAACAACGATGATGGCAGCGCCAACACGCTTTTCAGCCGGGGGAGCGCGCTGTACATGAAAACGCAGGATAACCGGCAGCTCGGTTTTGTCGGGACGGTACATTATGCGGATACGCTCAACAAGGATACGATGTACAACATAACTCTATCTACGGGAGCCGTAGCGGAAGACAAGGCTGCTCGTAAAAACTACCCTAGCCATGCTGACCAAACCTACAAGAGTGGCGGTTTGGACATCAGTCAGCGTAAATTCATTACCTCCTCTAACAGTGCTGTTACTTTACTGAAGTTAACCAATAACGGTAATGCGCCAATTACGTTAACGATGACAGTCAAATCTCCATTTGTAACGGAAACCGAGGGAGATGAATTGATCGGTAAACGGGTGGCTGCTCCAATCATGGTTGGACGCGCCGGAGAAGAGTATGTTGAAGCGATGTCCCATGTAGACGTGCATCTCAGCGGAGATGGCATGACGCCTGTTGGCAATGATTTGGTCAAAGAAATTACGGTCCCTGCAGGTACCTCGGTGGATGAAAAAGTGGTCATGGGGTGGTCGGCGGAAGAAATCCCGGCCTCGAAAACACAGTATGCTGAATTTAAAGCAAGTAATAATGAAAAGGCTTTCAGTGACCAAGTGAAGGAATACAACGAATGGTGGGCACAAAATATCCCCTACATCGATATTCCTGACGAAAATGTGAAGAAGGTTCTGTATTATCGCTGGTGGTCCAATCGCTTCAACTTGCTGGAAGCAAACATCCCCGGAAACGACTGGCAATTCCCGATGAACATGGAAGGGGTGCTGGGTTATAACAACGGCATCACAGTAAGTGTTCCGTGGGTGTTGCAAGATTTGAAGTGGCTGCGAGATCCATCTTATGCATACGGGACTTGGCTGGCCCAAGGCGAGTATTCTGAAAACGCCAACTACAAAAACAATCCGGGACGACCAAATATCTGGACGTGGGACATGATGCAAAACACCTCGCAAGTCGGTTGGGAAGCGTACAAGATTTATGGTGGCGGAGAAAAGGTATTGAAAAAATTCGCTGATTTCTCGGCAAGCGATGTGACGGGTACACTAAATCATTTCCGGGGAACCAATCCTGATTTGGTTTATTACAATCACGGACCAATTACCGGCAATGATGGAGACACGGTGTCCATGCACTGGAAAGGAAATGGAAACTATGCGCGTTTGGACGGTTCTTCCACAGCTTATGCAAACGCAGTAGCCACGCAACAAATGTACGAACAACTCGGGGATGACGCAAACGCGAAACGCATGGATGAGGTTGCGCAGCGCATTCGGAACGCCATTCTGAACAACATGTGGTACGACGAAGCGGATTTTGACGATGATGGCGAAGCTGATACGAACGGCGAAGGCAGCTTTTTGCACAAAAAAGTCATCAACCAACAAGACGTATTCAATCCATGGCGTGACAACAATATGTTTGTGTTTAACTTCGGTGTAGTGCCGAAAGAAGGGGAGGCAGGATACGAATCCAAATACTTGACCCAGTTATCCGATTACGGTGATCCAAACTATTATCCGATTTTCCCATTCTTTACGGCAGATCAGCACAGTATCATGAAACGTGTGGAAGCATTCCAGAATGGAGAGACCAGCGCATTCGGAACGGATCAGTTCGCTTGGTGCAACTTTGGAAATTACATCAATACAATTCGTGCTTCCTTACGTCATTATCCGGTGGAGAATATCAACACCGACACCTACAAAACATTGTTTGACTGGGGCGCTTGGTTACATACGGTTGAACCAGGCAATACCGATCACCTGGATTCCAATGAGTTTTTCTGGCTTGAGGATTATTTCTTCGGTACGCCTTGGACACCGCAAAATCCGCCAAACCCAAGTGGCAAAATGGTTCGTGCCTGGATTCACCACGATACGCTGGGCATGATGAATTATTCCGTCATGGAAGATATGGCAGGCATTCAGCCAAGAGCGGACGATAAAATCGAGCTATGGCCACTTGATATCCAATATGACCATTTCGCCGTGGACAATGTGCGTTATCATGATGCCAATCTGTCCATTGTGTGGCAGGACCCGGCCAAGTACAGCGATAGTGATCCATATTACAAGGATATCCCCGTCGGATACTCATTGTTCATCAATGGCGAACGTGTCATGACGACGGATGAAATGTCGCATATCATTTTTGATACAGCCACGGGCAAGGTGGAAAAACCGGACGGAGACGTGACAGGGGCAGTTGGAGACAACACAAACACCAACGTTATTTATGAAATTGGCAGCGCTGTTAATCTGGCTTCTGCAGACGATACTTCACTGGGAGGCAATGAAAAAACAGTTGATATGTTCAATAAAGCTGGAGTTGATGTGGAGCATAACGGCGTAAATCTGGCAACGGCATCTGGTACTACGGTTGAATCCAGCTATATCCGTAGCAATTCCAATGTGAACAGACTGGCAGACGGTTCTACGATTGCATCCATTAACCATACCTCGAATACTGCGTTGTTCGGCGGCTCGCCGAACCCATCTGATTCAGTTACGTTTCAATTTGATGGAGCCCAAACGGTGGATAATGTAAAAGTTTACTTTTATAACGACCGGCGGCCAAGCGGCTATGCAGCTCCACAAACGTTTGGTGTGGAATACTTGGATGCGGACGGCACCACATGGAAGCCTGTAGAAGGGCAATTCCGTTATCCGAATTATGTGGCCGCGAATTACAATAATGTTGAATTTAATGCGGTGAACACAAAGGCTATCCGAGTCCATTTTACGCATGCATCGGGCTATTCAACAGGAATTAAGGAAATTCAAATCTACAATAATGACCTGAACGTTACGCCTTCGGAGAATCTTGCACCAAAAGTGCAACTAGACCTGCCGGTGAACGTGGAGCAAGGAGCTCCATTGAAGTTGGCGCCAGTAATTACAGATGATGGTCTGCCAAGCGGGCGTTTGACGTATGCATGGAATCTAGTATCAGGCGACGCTGGTGCGGTGCAGGCAGAGGCACTGGATCAGGCGACATTGAATGTGACATTTGACGCGGTAGGCGAATACGTCTACGAGCTGAGCATTAGTGATGGGGAAGAAGTCACGAAGGTAGAAGTGCCCATCACGGTATACGTAGCTACAGCCGAATTGTCTAATGTCATTGCCAAGTTTGCAGATCGGGTATCGCCGCAGGGCAAACTTGTCCGCAATGCCGATGATTTCACGCCGGAGTCGTGGCAGGCATTGCAAGCCGCGTTGATTGAAGCCAAGGAACTGCTTGCGCGAGATGATTATTCGCTGGATGAAGTGCAGTCCATGACGAATCGAGTGCGCCTTGCTGAAGAGAGTCTTCGTTATCGTAATGCTGCTCTGTTGGCTACACCAAACGCCTCCTACACATCAGCATGGGAATCTTTAACATCTGTGAATGACGGGTATATTCCTTTAGTCCCTGGGAGCATGGGTAGCCCAGAGATCGAAACGCAGTATGGAAACTGGGGATCGCCTAACCAGAGTCATTGGGTGGAGTATACATGGAAAACGCCTGTGACCCTGTCTGGCAGTTCAATGTACTTTTATGATGATGGAGGCGGCGTACAGGTTCCTGCCGATTACGACTTTGAGTATTGGGATCAGGAGGCGGGCGAGTATGTGGCGGTTAGCGGACTTAGTGAGAAGAAAATGGAAAAGGGCAAATTCAACCAAGTCACCTTTAATGAAGTCACGACCGACAAATTACGTTTAACGATGGAAAACCAAAGCAGTTCGGTGTATACCGGTTTAAAAGAATGGCGGGCTATATCGGCCAAACCTGACGGGGAAGAACCACCTCAAACGGACCATGGAGCGATAACAGCCATTGAGCCAGCATCAGTTAATACGACCATCAACGTCATGCCTGAGTTGCCTTCACAAGTCACGGTGACCTATGAAGACAAAACGAAAGGGCTGGCTAATGTCGTGTGGGATGAGATTCCCGAAAATAAGCTTTCCATCGCAACCGATTTTGTTGTGCTTGGTAGCGTGGAAGGAACCGACCTGAGAGCAAGCCTGCGTATTTATGTCAAATACGATAAGTCCCGCCTGAAAGCGGCAATTGATGCTGCATCAGATCCTTCCGTGAACGAAGAGAACTATAGTGGCACACCCGAACAATGGCAAACGTTGCAAGCAGCTTTGCAGATGGCTAGTGACGTATATAATAATGACGCTTCAACCGAAGGAGATATCGATGCGGCATACAAAACGTTGCTCGAAGCTTTTGAAACCCTAGAGCCCGTAGAAGAACACAATGTAACTATTATTGGTATTAACATTCCAGGCGGTTCTGTGGATCAATTGGCCAAGGAAATTGTTATTCCTGAAACGACAACGCTGGAGGAACTTACAACGGGCTTAAACGTTCCCGCAAGTGTGACATTTGCGGTTTACGAATCTGATGGGTTGACGCCAGCTATTGATTTGAAGACAGGATACAAAGTGACGTTAACAGGTTCTGATCAAATCACGACGAAGACGTACACTGTCCTGAAGGTTACAGAAAATCCGCCAGTGAATACAGCTGCGCTTCAAGCAAAGCTGAATGAAGCAAGGGCGTTGAAGCAAGAACGCTACACTGCGGCAAGCTGGCAGAACTTAGCGGAAAAGATCTCCACTGCCGAACAATTCTTGACGAGCGGATCAGCTTCACAGGCTGACATTGATGCTGCGGTTATTGCGCTGGATTCTGCTATTGCGGGATTAAAACTGTTGCCAACACCTACACAGACTCCAAGCCCATCACCATCGGCTCCAACACCAGTTCCAGTTCCAGCGCCAGCTCCTACGCCTACGGATCCGAAAGAGCTTACGTCAGTTACCGTGAGCCAAGGCAGAATCGAAGTAAAGGCAGCTGCCACCGGCAAAGATGGTAAGGTCAAAGTTCAGGTCACAGACAGCAATATTAAAGCAGCGCTGGAAGATATGAAGGACGGGAAGTTAACCATTGTCATCCAAAAGGACTTGGAAACACAACAAGTCGAAGCCGTGCTTCCGTGGAAAACGCTTAGTACTACGAAGTCTTTGACCAGTGTAAGGATTGAAATGGAATCAGCCGTTTTGACGATACCTCATCAATTCCTGACTACGTTTAAGGACATCACTAATCTGGGAGTGGTCTTTGAAGCCGTCGAACCAAGCCAGTTGCCAGAACAAGCTGGAAAACTTCTTGAAGCAGACTTGGTCAGCAACATCACAGTGAATGCAGATGGGAAAAGTATTTCTTCTAAAGAACTACATGGAAAAGGACTTAGACTAGCCATGCCTTATCAGTTGAAGGAAGGGATAAAAGGGCATCAGGTTGTGGCCTTCAAGCTGAACGATGCCGGAGTGGCCCAAGCTATTGTCGGTGGTAAATATGATGAATCCACAAAAATGTTTGAGTTTAACATGGCGCAGAACGGCATGTTCGGAGTACTTGGCGTAAACGCTGCCTTTAAGGACTTGATCAATGTGAACTGGGCTGTGGAAGGTATTGAAGCACTTGCAGCCAGAGGAGCTGTTGAGGGAACGGGAGCTGGAGATTTTAATCCGTCATCTCAAGTAACCCGTGCAGAATTCCTTAAAACGTTAATGACTACATTCGATTTATTGGATAAAACAGCAACAACCACATTTAGCGATGTCAAAGAAGGGACCTGGTATAGCACACCAATCGCAAGTGCGCATAAGCTGGGCATTGTCAAAGGCAAAGCAAATGGCACTTTTGGTCCCAATGAACCCATCACCCGTGAGGAAATGGCTGTAATGATTTATCGGCTTGCAGAAAATTTAAATGTGACATTATCAACCGAAGGGGAAGATGATTCTGTGAAGTTTGTTGATTTGGAGAATCTTTCTTCTGAATCTTCATCAGCAGTAGAGGCTGTTCGCAAGGGTGGTTTAATTACAGGCATGCCGGATGGCCACTTTATCCCTAATGGCCAGACCACACGTGCGCAAGCGGTGACGGTTATTTACCGATTGCTTACAAACCTAGAAAAGTAG